Below is a window of Nitrospinota bacterium DNA.
AACGATGTGGGAAGTGGAGACCGCATCGTGCGAATCGGGGGCCGATGCGCTGGCGGCCCTAAAGGATTTCCATCCGGAAGTTGTGTTCGTGGACTATATCCTGGGCGCCGAATCGGGGATGGAAGCGATCCGCGTCCTCAAGGCCGCCGGGCTGAAGGCCGCCTATGTGATGCTCACCGGGATGGGGGGCGAAGAAGTGGCGGTGAGCGCCCTGCGCGAGGGGGTGGACGATTACCTGACCAAGGCGGGCCTTACCCCCGAAGTGCTGGACATGTCGTTGCGCCACGTGACGGAGAAAAGGCGCGCCAACGAGATAATCCGCGAGACCAATAAGCTTCTGCAGAACGTCTTCACCACCACGCAGACGTTGCTCGCCTACCTGGACAAGGACTTTAATTTCATAGCCGTCAACCGGGCGTACGCCGAGGCGGACGGCCACGAGCCGGAATTCTACAAGGACAAGAACCATTTTTCGCTTTTCCCAAACGAGGAGAACGAGACCATATTCCGCCATGTGGTGGACACCGGTGAGCCATTTTTAATCTATTCAAAGCCATTTTCCTATCCATTGAACCCGGAACGCGGCGTCACATACTGGGACTGGGAGCTAAAACCGGTCAAGGACGCATCCGGCGCGGTGAACGCCCTTGTGCTAAGCCTTATGAACGTCACGGAGCGGGTGAAGGCGGAAGAGGAGCGGATGCGGCTGGCAACGGCCATCGAACAGTCCGCCGAGGCGATTATAGTCACCGGAGCCGATGGCGCTATCCAGTATGTCAATCCAGCGTTCGAGCGCGTAACCGGCTATACAAAGGCCGAGGCTGTCGGGCAGACGCCGCGAATCCTGAAAAGCGGCAAGCACGGTGGGGAGTTCTACCGCGAGCTTTGGGAGCATATCAAGGCTGGAAACGTGTGGCGCGGTGTCTTTGTGAACAAGAAAAAGGACGGTACCCTTTTCGAGGAGGAGACCACCATATCCCCCATCCGGGGCCCGGGTGGCGATATCATCAATTTCGTCGCCGTCAAGCGCGACGTCAGCCGCGAGGCGGCGCTGCGCAAGGCCAGGGAGTACTTTACGTCCGTGGCGTCCCACGAGCTCAGGACCCCGTTGACCATGATGGGGCTTGTGATGGCGTTCATAAACAACCTCAAGGAAGAGCCCCCGGACCCGCACAAGGTGGACCAGATAAAAAGCGTGCTGGACGAGTCGGTATCCCGGCTGGACAGGATCGTGTCCGCCACGAGCATCCTTTCGGACGTGAGCATACTCGACGCCACCTCGCCCAGGGAGGACGTGTTCATTTTCTACGAGTTGGTCTCCTCCATCCAGTCGGCCCTGGTGATGATAGAGATATCCCACAGGAGCCTGAAGCTGGACGTGAACATAAACCAGCTTTCCCGGGACGCAAAGGTCAAGGGGGCGCCGGAGATGATCCGCAGGGTGATAGACGAGATAATCTCCAACGCCGTCAAATATACCCCGGACGGCAGGAAGATAACCGTCCACGCGGCGGAAGAGGGGGGCTTTGTGGTGGTCACCGTGGCCGACGAGGGGATCGGGCTGCCCAAGGACAAGATCGAGCAGATTTTCGAGCCTTATTTTTCGCTGGAGGACTCCCGCCACCATTCCACCGGCCGGTATAAATACATGGGGGGCGGCATCGGGCTTGGGCTGACAATCGCCAAGCTTCTCACGGAGCAGTATGGAGGCGTCCTGTCCATCGTAAGCCCCGGCGAGAACCTGGGCGCCACAGTCACCGTGCGCCTGCCGCAGGCGAAATAAACGTTGATAGTCACACAGCTCAACGTCACATGTAAACATGGATCACGCGAAGGCTCCGCCGGATGGCCAAACGGGAGCCGTGCACAAAAAGTGCTATAATTCCCCGATGCGCGACAATACATACCTTTTTCAAGCATGCTTTTTCCAAAATGCCTGATATGACCAGCCGGGACGACAGGTCCGTTCTGCTTGATCCACCGGCGCCGGCGGCCCAGGCGCAAAGTCCCGTCATCCTGGCAGTGGACGACGAGGAGAGCAACCTGCTCGTCCTCAAAAGGCCGCTGCAGAAGGAGGGTTACAGGCTCATCACCTCCCTGTCCGGTTCCGAAGCCCTGGACATACTGGCAAAAACCGAGGTGGACCTTGTGCTGGTGGACTGGATGATGCCCGGCCTGGACGGCGCGGAGGTCTGCCGCAGGATAAAGGCCGATCCAGCCCTTTCGCTCATTCCGGTGATTATGATCACCGCCAAGTCCGGCTCCGAAGACCTGGCATTGGGGATGGAGGCGGGGGCGAACGACTATCTGCGAAAGCCGGTGGACAAGCTCGAGCTTATGGCCAGGGTGCGCTCCGGGCTGCGTGAAATGCGGATACGCAAGGAACTGCGGCGCTCCAATGACAGGCTGCGGGAACTGAACAAGATGAAGGACGAGGTGATATCCATCGTCTCGCACGACTTGCGCTCGCCATTGGCCACCATAATCGGGTTTTCGGAGCTTCTGCTGGAAGACAAGGGAAACGCCGCGAACAATGACCTTCGCAAGCCGCTTGAGATCATAAAGAAATCGGCAAAATGGCAGCTTTCACTGGTGGACAACCTTCTGGACGTGGCCAAGCTGGAGGCCGGGGGTATGGAACTGGACAGGACCCAGGCCAAAATCGGGGACATCGTCCAGTCCTGCGCCGAATCGTTCGCCGTCACCGCCTCCATCAAGGAGATCACTCTATCGTTCAACAAGCCGGACACGGAGCCGCAGGCCGGCGTTGATATCATGAAGATAAGCCAGGCGGTGAACAACCTGATAAGCAACGCCATCAAGTTCACACCCAGGGGAGGCACTGTGACGGTGAAGCTGTTTTTCACGGAAACACAGGCCGTCATCAGTGTGAAAGACAGCGGGCCGGGGCTGAATGAAGATGACATGGCCAAGTTGTTCAAAAAATTCCAGCAGACCGGCGTGCGCGCCACCAATGGTGAGAAGGGGACGGGGCTGGGGCTTGTGATCACAAAGAATATCGCGGAACTGCACGGCGGTTCCGTGGACGTCAAAAGCGTTCCGGGCGACGGATGCGAGTTCACCATCACCCTTCCGGCGGCGGAGTGATTATTTTCGTGAGATTATTCACTGCGCGTCCGCTTCGTTCGGAATGACACGCCAGAGGTTGCCATTCAGAGCGTTAGCGAAGCATCTCCCCCCCCCCCAGATACGGAATCCGTATTTACTTCTTCGCCACCTTCGCCGGGCGGCTGACCAGCCCTTCAAACGCGCTCACGATGCCAGGATTGCTCCAGTCCCCCGGGCCGATCAGGTGGTGCAAAACGGTCCCGTTCTTGTCTATCAGGAACGTCTCCGGAACACCGGTGATGCCGTATTCGGCGCTTACTTTCTGCTCCGGGTCGAGGGCCACCGGGAATGTGAGCCCCAGTTCTTTCATGAAGGCGGCCACGTCTTCTTTCTTTTCGTCTATGCTCACTGTGAGCATCACGAAGTCCTTCCCCTTGAAATGCTCGTGGAGCTTCTGCATGGAGGGCATTTCCTCGCGGCACGGCGGGCACCATGTGGCCCATATGTTCAGGAACACCATCTTGCCCCGGTAGCTTGAAAGCTTGATATTCTTCCCGTCCAGGCCCGGCAGCGTGAAATCCGGCGCCGGTTTGCCTTCCATTTTCGACTGTTGCGGCGGCGCAATCTTCGATGGCGCCCCGGCGGGGCCTTGCGACTGCGCCGCCGGAACGTCCAGCGGCTGCAGCGGTTCTTCCCTGTTTTTCTCGATTTTCCAGAAACCTGTGGCAATCACCATCGCCAGCGCCAGCGCGCCGAACGGTATCCACCTTATTTTTTCTTCAGCTATCGTGTTCATTTCACAACTACCATGTTCTATCTGAAAGTTATACGCTTCACCGGGGTCGCCTGACCCCGGTCTTTCTCCACAACAAAAGAACCGTGGTCAGCGACCACGGGGAAGCGAAACTATTAAATCGCCTGGCCCTATCGTAGCGTCGGTGTCCCACCGGCATACCGCCTGGCAGACGGCGCTGCAACTGCTTAAAGTTTATCGGCTTTGGACTTGTGGTTCAACACGATTTAAGTATGATTGAAACATGGCCACTCGTAACAACTTCAAACTGGCGGTGTCATTGGGCGATCCGGCGGGGATCGGGCCGGAGACCGTGCTAAAGGCCTTCCATGTACTTTCCCGGCCTGTCCGCAACGGGCTGACGGTGTTTGGGAACGTAAAATACTTCGAATGGCTGGACCGCAGGCTGAAAACCGGCGTAAAAATCATCGCCCCCGGTTCAAAAGGGGACGGGCTTCGCGTTGAAGACGCGGTGCGGTTCGATTTCTCCCCCCGCGATTTCGGCCTGCACGATAAGCGGTTCGGCGAGGCGTCCATCACGTCCGTGCGATTGGCCACGGAGGCTGTGTTAAAGCATGAATACGACGCTCTTATCACCCCTCCGATCAACAAGGAGTCGGTGAACATGGCCGGCCACAAGGTTCCGGGCCATACAGAGTATCTTGCGGCCCTGTGCGGCGGCGTCCCGGTGGCGATGATGCTGGCATGCCCGGAGCTTGCCGTTGTGGTGGCCACCACCCATGTGGCTCTGCGGGAGGTCCCGTTCAAACTGACGCCGGAAAAGATCGCGGCGTTATTGCGGCTGATAAACGGCTCGATCCATAAGCTTACCCGCAAAAAGCCTCGCATCGCGGTGTGCGGGCTCAATCCCCACGCGTCCGACGGTGGCATTTTCGGTGACGAGGAGGCGCGCATTATCGCCCCGGCCATCGGATCGGCCAGGCGAGAAGGGATAAAAGTTTCCGGGCCTTTTCCGGCCGACACCATGTTCACCCGGAAAGCCCGCCGCAATTACGACGTGGCGCTGGCGATGTACCACGACCAGGGCTTGATACCGGTGAAGACCCTGGGATTCGGCCGCACGGTGAACATCACCCTCGGCCTGCCGTTCCTGCGGGTGTCCGTGGACCACGGCACTGCTTTCGACATCGCCGGGAAGGGGAGGGCGGACGCCGCCCCCATGGCATACGCTATCAACACCGCCATCGGCGCCCTGCGCGGGAGATTTTAATTTGCCCGGGCGCGGCCATACCAAACAGAAAAAGCTAGGCCAATGCTTTCTGGTGGACGATGGCGCTGTCCGGCGTATCGTGGCCGGATCCGGGGTGGCGGCCGCGGACCGGGTACTGGAAGTGGGGCCGGGCAGGGGGATACTCACGCGCGCCCTTCTTCACGCTGGCGGCATTGTCCACGCGGTGGAGCTGGACAGGGAACTATACGATCACCTGAAAAAGGAACTGGGCGCCAATCCCAACCTCACGCTGGAGAAAGGGAACGCGCTGCGGTTCGATTTCGGATCGTTCCCGGCGCCGTATAAAATCATCTCCAACCTGCCGTACTCGGTGTCCGTGGCGCTCATCAAG
It encodes the following:
- a CDS encoding PAS domain S-box protein — protein: MVKNPLKALVIDDNPADARLLERYLKDSTMWEVETASCESGADALAALKDFHPEVVFVDYILGAESGMEAIRVLKAAGLKAAYVMLTGMGGEEVAVSALREGVDDYLTKAGLTPEVLDMSLRHVTEKRRANEIIRETNKLLQNVFTTTQTLLAYLDKDFNFIAVNRAYAEADGHEPEFYKDKNHFSLFPNEENETIFRHVVDTGEPFLIYSKPFSYPLNPERGVTYWDWELKPVKDASGAVNALVLSLMNVTERVKAEEERMRLATAIEQSAEAIIVTGADGAIQYVNPAFERVTGYTKAEAVGQTPRILKSGKHGGEFYRELWEHIKAGNVWRGVFVNKKKDGTLFEEETTISPIRGPGGDIINFVAVKRDVSREAALRKAREYFTSVASHELRTPLTMMGLVMAFINNLKEEPPDPHKVDQIKSVLDESVSRLDRIVSATSILSDVSILDATSPREDVFIFYELVSSIQSALVMIEISHRSLKLDVNINQLSRDAKVKGAPEMIRRVIDEIISNAVKYTPDGRKITVHAAEEGGFVVVTVADEGIGLPKDKIEQIFEPYFSLEDSRHHSTGRYKYMGGGIGLGLTIAKLLTEQYGGVLSIVSPGENLGATVTVRLPQAK
- a CDS encoding hybrid sensor histidine kinase/response regulator, with product MPDMTSRDDRSVLLDPPAPAAQAQSPVILAVDDEESNLLVLKRPLQKEGYRLITSLSGSEALDILAKTEVDLVLVDWMMPGLDGAEVCRRIKADPALSLIPVIMITAKSGSEDLALGMEAGANDYLRKPVDKLELMARVRSGLREMRIRKELRRSNDRLRELNKMKDEVISIVSHDLRSPLATIIGFSELLLEDKGNAANNDLRKPLEIIKKSAKWQLSLVDNLLDVAKLEAGGMELDRTQAKIGDIVQSCAESFAVTASIKEITLSFNKPDTEPQAGVDIMKISQAVNNLISNAIKFTPRGGTVTVKLFFTETQAVISVKDSGPGLNEDDMAKLFKKFQQTGVRATNGEKGTGLGLVITKNIAELHGGSVDVKSVPGDGCEFTITLPAAE
- a CDS encoding TlpA family protein disulfide reductase; the protein is MNTIAEEKIRWIPFGALALAMVIATGFWKIEKNREEPLQPLDVPAAQSQGPAGAPSKIAPPQQSKMEGKPAPDFTLPGLDGKNIKLSSYRGKMVFLNIWATWCPPCREEMPSMQKLHEHFKGKDFVMLTVSIDEKKEDVAAFMKELGLTFPVALDPEQKVSAEYGITGVPETFLIDKNGTVLHHLIGPGDWSNPGIVSAFEGLVSRPAKVAKK
- the pdxA gene encoding 4-hydroxythreonine-4-phosphate dehydrogenase PdxA, with the translated sequence MATRNNFKLAVSLGDPAGIGPETVLKAFHVLSRPVRNGLTVFGNVKYFEWLDRRLKTGVKIIAPGSKGDGLRVEDAVRFDFSPRDFGLHDKRFGEASITSVRLATEAVLKHEYDALITPPINKESVNMAGHKVPGHTEYLAALCGGVPVAMMLACPELAVVVATTHVALREVPFKLTPEKIAALLRLINGSIHKLTRKKPRIAVCGLNPHASDGGIFGDEEARIIAPAIGSARREGIKVSGPFPADTMFTRKARRNYDVALAMYHDQGLIPVKTLGFGRTVNITLGLPFLRVSVDHGTAFDIAGKGRADAAPMAYAINTAIGALRGRF